A genomic segment from Lutibacter sp. A80 encodes:
- a CDS encoding FGGY family carbohydrate kinase, whose product MKKVIAVIDIGKTNKKVFLFDENFEVVFQNSTQFDEIIDDDGFPCDDIVAIENWIKNQILSIQKKGDFKIQAINFTTHGASLMYLDKAGKRLTPLYNYLKKLDLKDYENLYRKNGGVEEFSRKTASPVYGMLNTGLQILWIKKYKPEIWKQVNAVLHYPQYLSYLFTGKITADYTSVGAHTATWDFDTMQYHSWLKDENITLPEPCKGNKATIAEINGEKIAVGMGMHDSSSSIIPLLDKEKDFVLLSTGTWIIAMNPFSKEVLTQHQLNNNCLCFMTPEKQQIKSSMQFLGRIHEVYLKALSEHYNVNINTHLDLSLNAMLCEEIHQKNARIFLSEGIDTDFEAYKENLNAFTSYETAYYQLIYEIAKKVIVGIDLISDKNANISNVFISGGFNKNEIFIKFLRLLKDNIEFKISDCKNESALGAALMMKNYL is encoded by the coding sequence ATGAAAAAAGTTATAGCAGTAATTGATATAGGAAAAACAAATAAAAAAGTATTTTTATTTGATGAGAATTTTGAAGTAGTATTTCAAAATTCAACTCAATTTGATGAAATAATTGATGATGATGGTTTTCCTTGTGATGACATTGTAGCTATTGAAAACTGGATTAAAAATCAAATTTTAAGCATTCAAAAAAAAGGTGATTTTAAAATACAAGCCATTAATTTTACAACACATGGAGCTTCTTTAATGTATTTAGATAAAGCTGGAAAACGTCTTACGCCTTTATATAATTATCTAAAAAAATTAGATTTAAAAGATTACGAAAATCTATACAGAAAAAATGGGGGAGTAGAAGAGTTTTCAAGAAAAACTGCTTCTCCAGTTTATGGAATGTTAAATACGGGGTTGCAAATACTTTGGATTAAAAAGTATAAGCCAGAAATCTGGAAACAAGTTAATGCTGTTTTACACTATCCACAGTATTTAAGTTATTTATTTACTGGTAAAATTACAGCTGATTATACTTCAGTAGGTGCCCATACAGCCACTTGGGATTTTGATACTATGCAGTATCATAGTTGGTTAAAAGATGAAAATATAACTTTACCAGAACCTTGCAAAGGAAACAAAGCAACAATTGCTGAAATTAATGGAGAAAAAATAGCTGTAGGTATGGGTATGCATGATAGTTCATCATCTATAATTCCATTATTAGACAAAGAAAAAGATTTTGTATTATTATCAACTGGAACGTGGATTATTGCTATGAATCCGTTTAGTAAGGAAGTGTTAACGCAGCATCAACTTAATAATAATTGCTTGTGTTTTATGACACCAGAAAAACAACAAATAAAATCTTCTATGCAGTTTTTGGGAAGAATTCATGAAGTGTATTTAAAAGCATTAAGTGAACACTATAATGTTAATATAAATACGCATTTAGACCTTTCTTTAAACGCAATGCTTTGTGAAGAAATACACCAGAAAAATGCTAGAATATTTTTATCTGAAGGGATAGATACTGATTTTGAAGCTTACAAAGAGAACTTAAATGCTTTTACATCATACGAAACAGCGTATTATCAATTAATTTATGAAATAGCAAAAAAAGTTATAGTTGGTATTGATTTAATTTCAGATAAAAATGCAAACATTTCAAATGTGTTTATTTCTGGGGGATTTAATAAAAATGAAATCTTTATCAAATTTTTAAGGCTTTTAAAAGATAATATCGAATTTAAAATTTCAGACTGTAAAAATGAAAGTGCTTTAGGAGCAGCTTTAATGATGAAAAATTACTTATAA
- a CDS encoding (Fe-S)-binding protein, with translation MRVGLFIPCYINQLYPQVAIATLELLEKLNVDVYYPSTQTCCGQPLGNSGYEEDSKGACQLFVENFAAYDYIVGPSGSCIYHVKKHFDIIEQTPDVVKVRNNAFELCEFIVKVLGKTDLGASFPHKVGLHKSCHGLRGLHLGSCSERMDPYYSTEEDLLNNVKGLELMQLNRADECCGFGGTFSVFEEAVSVKMGKDKIQDHLDNGVEVITGADHSCLMHLEGLINRDNKPLKVMHIAEILNSTI, from the coding sequence ATGAGAGTAGGCTTATTCATACCTTGCTATATCAATCAATTGTATCCTCAAGTTGCCATTGCAACACTAGAACTACTAGAAAAGTTAAATGTAGATGTTTATTATCCATCAACTCAAACTTGCTGTGGACAACCGTTAGGGAATTCAGGTTATGAAGAAGATTCTAAAGGAGCCTGCCAATTATTTGTTGAAAATTTTGCAGCATACGATTATATTGTTGGACCTTCAGGAAGCTGTATTTATCACGTAAAAAAACATTTCGATATTATAGAACAAACACCAGATGTTGTTAAAGTTAGAAACAATGCTTTTGAATTATGTGAATTCATAGTAAAAGTACTAGGAAAAACAGATTTAGGTGCTTCATTTCCCCATAAAGTTGGACTACATAAAAGCTGCCATGGATTAAGAGGATTGCATCTGGGCTCTTGTTCCGAAAGAATGGATCCATATTATTCTACAGAAGAAGATTTATTAAACAATGTGAAAGGATTGGAATTAATGCAATTAAATAGAGCGGATGAATGTTGTGGTTTTGGCGGTACATTTTCTGTATTTGAAGAAGCCGTTTCAGTAAAAATGGGTAAAGATAAAATTCAAGATCATTTAGATAATGGTGTTGAAGTTATTACGGGTGCAGATCATTCTTGTTTAATGCATTTAGAAGGTTTAATAAATAGAGATAATAAACCGTTAAAAGTGATGCATATTGCCGAAATTTTAAATAGTACTATTTAG
- a CDS encoding L-rhamnose mutarotase translates to MKKYCLTLDLKNDKTLIAEYKKYHKKIWPEITESLINSGIKNAEIYCVENRLFMILEVDEDFSFEKKDKMDLENPKVQEWENLMWKYQKKLPFAKEGEKWILMEKIYQL, encoded by the coding sequence ATGAAAAAATACTGCCTAACACTCGATTTAAAAAACGATAAAACCTTAATTGCTGAATATAAAAAATACCATAAAAAGATTTGGCCAGAAATTACAGAAAGCCTTATTAATTCAGGAATTAAAAATGCTGAAATCTATTGTGTAGAAAATCGACTTTTTATGATTTTAGAAGTTGATGAGGACTTTTCTTTTGAAAAAAAGGACAAAATGGATTTAGAAAATCCTAAAGTACAAGAATGGGAAAATTTGATGTGGAAATATCAAAAAAAATTACCTTTTGCTAAAGAAGGAGAAAAATGGATACTTATGGAAAAAATTTACCAATTATAA
- a CDS encoding LUD domain-containing protein, producing the protein MSRETILKSIKQNKPNLLPLPEIDLDKFQEDLNLLASFKEKVALVGGNIIELDSAKEIDTEIQKRYPKAKDIVTCTQKSSLETVSISEKTNPHTMASIDLAIIEGDFGVVENGAIWITENEFPIRVLPFITNDLVIVLDKEKLCTNLHEAYKLIANRDRNFGLFIAGPSKTADIEQCLVIGAQGAMSLTILLI; encoded by the coding sequence ATGAGTAGAGAAACAATTTTAAAATCCATAAAACAGAATAAACCTAATTTACTTCCATTACCTGAAATAGATTTAGATAAATTTCAGGAGGACTTAAATTTATTAGCTTCATTTAAAGAAAAAGTTGCACTTGTAGGTGGAAATATTATTGAATTAGATAGTGCGAAAGAAATTGATACTGAAATTCAAAAAAGGTATCCTAAAGCTAAAGACATTGTTACTTGTACCCAAAAATCGTCTTTAGAAACGGTTTCAATTTCAGAAAAAACAAATCCCCATACTATGGCTTCAATTGATTTGGCAATAATAGAAGGAGATTTTGGTGTAGTAGAAAATGGCGCTATTTGGATTACAGAAAATGAGTTTCCAATACGCGTTTTACCATTTATTACAAACGATTTAGTAATTGTTTTAGACAAAGAAAAATTGTGTACTAATTTACACGAAGCCTACAAGTTAATTGCAAATAGAGATCGAAATTTTGGTCTTTTTATCGCTGGGCCTTCAAAAACAGCAGATATTGAACAATGTTTGGTAATTGGCGCACAAGGAGCTATGAGTTTAACAATTCTACTAATATAA
- a CDS encoding AraC family transcriptional regulator, whose protein sequence is MKFVKDIELGDPSSNNQNFIDLKLRLLCCRYWLLDLWDCHDMVFPFWRLYWNKNEGGELIHQENIYKMDPKFLYIIPPFTSFSTQFTKNHKFNNGIHVNGKQLTSFYDENEYYDKHLIHFFVHFNLGIPFDNVYPGIFKIELTDYLKDKLHYLTNRLKIENSDFKLTFNLKLQAFIKEALTNIGPELWKAIDIDDRVLKVIRFIEINIGKKMSNSDLAEIVNMAPNSFSRLFKEEINITLHNFIQNRKIAKACHLFEHTNKTIEDVAFNLGFSDRYHFSRVFKSVTRLTPASYKSGRYT, encoded by the coding sequence ATGAAGTTCGTAAAAGATATTGAATTAGGAGATCCTTCGTCAAATAATCAAAATTTTATCGACCTTAAATTAAGGTTGTTATGTTGCAGATATTGGTTGTTAGATTTGTGGGATTGCCATGATATGGTGTTTCCTTTTTGGAGGCTGTATTGGAATAAAAATGAAGGAGGCGAATTAATTCATCAAGAAAACATTTATAAAATGGACCCTAAATTTCTTTATATTATTCCACCTTTTACATCATTTTCTACACAGTTTACAAAAAATCATAAATTTAATAATGGTATTCATGTAAATGGAAAACAATTGACAAGTTTTTATGATGAAAATGAGTATTACGATAAACATTTAATTCATTTTTTTGTGCATTTTAACTTAGGAATTCCTTTTGATAACGTGTATCCAGGGATTTTTAAAATTGAATTAACCGATTACCTTAAAGATAAATTACACTATTTAACAAATAGATTAAAAATTGAAAACAGCGATTTTAAATTAACGTTTAACTTAAAATTACAAGCTTTTATAAAAGAGGCTCTTACTAATATTGGTCCAGAATTGTGGAAAGCTATAGATATTGACGATCGTGTTTTAAAAGTAATTAGATTTATTGAAATTAATATTGGCAAAAAAATGAGCAATTCAGATTTAGCTGAAATTGTAAATATGGCTCCAAATTCATTTTCAAGATTATTTAAAGAAGAAATAAATATTACACTACATAATTTTATTCAAAACAGAAAAATTGCCAAAGCTTGTCATTTGTTTGAACATACCAATAAAACCATTGAAGACGTTGCCTTTAATTTAGGATTTTCAGACCGCTACCATTTTTCTAGAGTGTTTAAATCTGTTACTAGATTAACACCTGCAAGTTACAAATCGGGAAGATATACATAA
- the aldA gene encoding aldehyde dehydrogenase codes for MKQFKQFINGKFIDSTSTKIKEILNPCTEEVISTIPAGSVEDANLALEAAKNAQPAWEALPAIQRASFLHKMADIIRTNRIFLAETLAKEQAKVIGLAQVEIDVTADYFDYNAGWARRIEGEIIQSDRENEHIYLHKVPIGVAVGICPWNFPFFVMARKVASSLITGNTCVIKPSCEAPNTIMQWAELIENIGLPAGVLNIVCGSGSTVGNALTKSPITGIVSLTGSVFAGQKIIEAAAENITKVSLELGGKAPAIVCSDANLELAVNSIVTSRVIFSGQVCNCAERVYVQDNIYDKFMEMITKKMNEVKVEDALTGVNADMSALVSKDQLDKVSEMVEFAKKEGAEVVVGGKRSEQFDKGYFYQPTLLTNCRQDMEIIQEEVFGPVLPVMKFGTLEEAVALSNDSKFGLTSSIFSENFNNIMYATTKLQYGETYVNREHFEAMQGFHAGWKKSGVGGADGKHGMEEYLQTKVVYAQYYNK; via the coding sequence ATGAAACAGTTTAAACAATTTATTAATGGTAAATTTATTGACTCGACCTCTACTAAAATTAAAGAAATTTTAAACCCGTGTACTGAAGAAGTTATATCAACAATTCCAGCGGGATCTGTTGAAGATGCAAACTTAGCCCTAGAAGCTGCTAAAAATGCACAACCTGCATGGGAAGCACTTCCTGCCATACAAAGAGCTAGTTTTTTACATAAAATGGCTGATATTATAAGAACAAATAGAATATTTTTAGCAGAAACCTTAGCCAAAGAACAAGCAAAAGTAATTGGATTGGCTCAGGTAGAAATTGATGTGACTGCAGATTATTTTGATTATAATGCTGGATGGGCAAGAAGAATTGAGGGAGAAATAATTCAAAGTGATAGAGAAAACGAACATATTTATTTACACAAAGTTCCAATTGGAGTTGCCGTTGGAATTTGCCCTTGGAATTTTCCTTTTTTTGTAATGGCACGTAAAGTTGCTTCATCTTTAATAACAGGAAATACTTGTGTTATTAAACCAAGTTGTGAAGCTCCTAATACAATAATGCAATGGGCAGAATTAATTGAAAATATTGGATTGCCTGCAGGTGTATTAAATATTGTGTGCGGATCTGGTAGTACTGTTGGTAACGCGCTTACTAAAAGTCCAATTACAGGAATAGTTAGTTTAACTGGTAGTGTATTTGCTGGACAAAAAATTATTGAAGCTGCAGCAGAGAATATTACAAAAGTATCTTTAGAGCTTGGAGGTAAAGCTCCTGCCATTGTTTGTTCTGATGCTAATTTAGAGTTGGCGGTAAATTCAATTGTTACATCAAGAGTTATTTTTAGTGGACAAGTTTGTAACTGTGCTGAAAGAGTCTATGTTCAAGATAATATCTACGACAAGTTTATGGAAATGATTACCAAAAAAATGAATGAAGTTAAAGTTGAAGATGCTTTAACTGGAGTAAATGCCGACATGAGCGCTTTGGTTTCTAAAGACCAATTAGATAAGGTTTCTGAAATGGTTGAATTTGCTAAAAAAGAAGGAGCTGAAGTTGTTGTAGGAGGTAAACGTTCCGAACAATTTGATAAAGGATATTTCTACCAACCTACCTTATTAACAAACTGTAGACAAGATATGGAAATTATTCAAGAAGAAGTTTTTGGTCCTGTATTACCCGTTATGAAATTTGGAACTTTAGAAGAAGCTGTAGCATTATCTAACGACAGTAAATTTGGACTAACATCTTCTATTTTCTCTGAGAATTTCAATAATATTATGTATGCAACAACTAAATTACAATATGGAGAAACTTATGTAAATAGAGAGCATTTTGAAGCAATGCAAGGTTTTCATGCTGGTTGGAAAAAATCAGGTGTAGGTGGAGCAGATGGAAAACATGGAATGGAAGAGTATTTACAAACAAAAGTTGTTTACGCACAATACTATAACAAATAA
- the fucP gene encoding L-fucose:H+ symporter permease, which yields MKKNNTPIVPKEYLIPFILITSLFALWGFANDITNPMVAAFGTVMEISTAKAALVQFAFYGGYATMAIPAALFVQKYSYKKGIIFGLILYAIGALLFYPAAQFEVFGFFLVSLYILTFGLAFLETTANPFILSMGDEKTATRRLNLAQSFNPIGSLLGMFVASKFILAALDSDKRTATGELIFTTLDEVQKAAIRTHDLLIIRNPYIILGFVVIAMLVIISVYKMPEEEKKDENFNALASFKRLLKNEKYREGVIAQMFYVAAQIMCWTFIIQYADNLGIVKSTAQNYNIVAMGIFLSSRFISTMLMKYINAKKLLLFFAIGAMFSVTGVILIEGQLGLYLLVATSAFMSLMFPTIYGIALYKLGKDTTLGAAGLVMAIVGGALMPPLQGAIIDLGTVGWLPAVNVSFILPLISFLVIAIYSYRTLKVHE from the coding sequence ATGAAAAAAAATAACACACCTATAGTTCCTAAAGAATATTTAATTCCATTTATTTTAATAACATCGCTATTTGCGTTGTGGGGATTTGCCAATGATATTACAAACCCAATGGTAGCGGCTTTTGGAACAGTTATGGAAATTTCAACGGCAAAAGCTGCATTAGTTCAATTTGCTTTTTATGGTGGCTATGCAACAATGGCTATACCAGCTGCATTATTTGTACAAAAGTACAGCTATAAAAAAGGAATTATATTCGGACTAATTTTATACGCCATTGGCGCTTTATTGTTTTACCCTGCAGCTCAGTTCGAGGTGTTTGGATTCTTTTTAGTCTCTTTATATATTTTAACTTTTGGATTGGCCTTTTTAGAAACTACTGCAAACCCATTTATTTTATCTATGGGAGACGAAAAAACAGCTACTAGACGTTTAAATTTAGCACAATCTTTTAACCCTATTGGGTCTTTATTAGGTATGTTTGTTGCTTCAAAATTTATTCTTGCAGCATTAGACTCAGATAAAAGAACTGCAACAGGCGAATTAATTTTTACCACGTTAGATGAAGTTCAAAAAGCAGCTATACGTACACATGATTTATTAATAATTAGAAATCCTTATATAATTTTAGGATTTGTAGTAATTGCAATGTTGGTAATTATTAGTGTTTATAAAATGCCTGAAGAAGAAAAAAAAGATGAAAATTTTAATGCCTTAGCATCGTTTAAAAGACTGCTTAAAAATGAAAAATATAGAGAAGGTGTAATTGCTCAAATGTTTTATGTTGCTGCTCAAATTATGTGTTGGACTTTTATTATTCAATATGCAGATAATTTAGGTATAGTAAAATCAACTGCTCAAAATTATAATATAGTTGCTATGGGTATTTTCCTTTCAAGCAGATTTATTAGCACCATGTTAATGAAATATATAAACGCTAAAAAACTATTACTGTTTTTTGCAATAGGTGCAATGTTTAGCGTAACAGGAGTTATACTTATTGAAGGTCAATTAGGATTGTATTTACTAGTTGCAACATCGGCATTTATGTCGCTAATGTTTCCAACAATTTATGGAATAGCATTATATAAATTAGGTAAAGATACCACTTTAGGAGCCGCAGGATTGGTAATGGCAATTGTTGGTGGAGCATTAATGCCTCCTTTACAAGGTGCAATTATAGATTTAGGTACAGTTGGTTGGCTTCCTGCCGTAAATGTTTCATTTATATTGCCTTTAATTAGCTTTTTAGTGATTGCAATTTACAGTTATAGAACTTTAAAAGTTCATGAATAG
- the rhaD gene encoding rhamnulose-1-phosphate aldolase, giving the protein MGTIKLPNEVQKELNNVSKVAGYLWQREWAERNAGNISINLTSFFSKEEVKGIGTEVPFDFPKGAAGFVIYITGTGCYLRDLIDKIEEASCILYINEDATAYSIIWGGKREGFGPTCELISHASIHLFNSINHPENLAVVHTHPLELICMSHHELFNDEEELNRQLWMMCPEIKVFVPKGIHCTPYALSSTEPLAKVTIEAFKTRNISLWEKHGATATAPDVEKAWDFLDVANKGAKLLMMCWAAGFKPAGLSNEQLTELEQFT; this is encoded by the coding sequence ATGGGTACAATTAAACTTCCTAATGAAGTACAAAAAGAATTAAATAATGTCTCTAAAGTAGCCGGTTATTTATGGCAAAGAGAATGGGCTGAAAGAAATGCAGGAAATATTTCAATTAATTTAACATCTTTTTTTTCTAAAGAAGAAGTGAAAGGTATTGGTACAGAAGTGCCATTTGATTTTCCTAAAGGAGCTGCTGGCTTTGTAATTTATATTACTGGTACAGGCTGTTATCTAAGAGATTTAATAGATAAAATTGAAGAAGCTTCTTGTATACTTTATATCAATGAAGATGCAACTGCTTATTCAATTATTTGGGGAGGTAAAAGAGAAGGTTTTGGTCCTACTTGTGAATTAATTTCACATGCAAGTATACATTTGTTTAATTCAATTAATCATCCAGAAAATTTAGCAGTTGTACATACACATCCGTTAGAATTAATTTGTATGAGTCATCATGAATTATTTAATGATGAGGAAGAATTGAATAGACAATTATGGATGATGTGTCCTGAAATTAAAGTATTTGTACCTAAAGGAATTCACTGTACACCATATGCATTGTCTAGTACAGAGCCATTGGCAAAAGTAACTATAGAAGCTTTTAAAACAAGAAATATCTCTTTATGGGAAAAACATGGTGCAACTGCAACCGCACCAGATGTAGAAAAAGCCTGGGATTTTTTAGATGTAGCAAACAAAGGTGCTAAATTATTGATGATGTGTTGGGCAGCAGGTTTTAAACCAGCAGGGCTTTCAAACGAACAATTGACAGAATTAGAACAATTTACATAG
- a CDS encoding lactate utilization protein B, with amino-acid sequence MSHSEKAAIFNKNEAKVNWHDKALWYVREKRDNAAHGVKGWEYLRDTASKIKGNVLSNLDNYLIEFEANALKNGIKVHWASDAKEHNSIVHKIVKEHNAKKVVKSKSMLTEECHLNPYLESKNIEVVDTDLGEYIVQIAKETPSHIVLPAIHKTKEEVDELFQEHLGTKPSNGNPEYLTNEARKHLRNKFLQADVAITGVNFAIAETGGFVVCTNEGNADMGAHLAPVHIACMGIEKIIPKEEHLGVFLRLLARSATGQPITTYSSHFNKPAKGKELHIVIVDNGRTEQLSREDFRSSLHCIRCGACMNTCPIYRRSGGHSYDATIPGPIGSILSPGKDLTKHSSLPFASTLCGSCSNVCPVKINIHEQLYKWRQLIVKDVKQPVVKKTILKITGKILKNRTSYNLVGKSARFMLKYAPRFMVYSKLNAWGKARELPKVKTQNFDDWYKAKRKNNE; translated from the coding sequence ATGAGCCATTCAGAAAAAGCAGCAATATTTAATAAAAATGAAGCCAAAGTAAACTGGCACGATAAAGCTTTATGGTATGTTCGAGAAAAAAGAGATAATGCTGCACACGGAGTAAAAGGTTGGGAATATTTAAGAGATACTGCTTCTAAAATAAAAGGAAATGTACTTTCTAATTTAGATAATTATTTAATAGAATTTGAAGCCAATGCTCTAAAAAACGGCATTAAAGTACATTGGGCATCCGATGCAAAAGAACACAATTCAATTGTTCACAAAATTGTAAAAGAACATAATGCAAAAAAAGTGGTAAAAAGTAAGTCTATGCTTACCGAAGAATGCCATTTAAATCCTTATTTAGAATCTAAAAACATAGAGGTTGTTGACACCGATTTAGGTGAATATATTGTTCAAATTGCAAAAGAAACTCCTAGCCATATTGTATTGCCAGCAATTCATAAAACAAAAGAAGAAGTTGATGAATTGTTTCAAGAACATTTAGGTACAAAACCCAGTAATGGAAACCCTGAATATTTAACCAACGAAGCAAGAAAACACCTTAGAAACAAGTTTTTACAAGCAGATGTTGCAATTACAGGTGTAAATTTTGCAATTGCTGAAACAGGTGGTTTTGTTGTTTGTACCAATGAAGGAAATGCCGATATGGGAGCGCATCTAGCGCCCGTTCATATTGCTTGTATGGGAATTGAAAAAATTATTCCAAAAGAAGAACACTTAGGTGTATTTTTAAGATTGTTGGCTAGAAGTGCAACAGGACAACCAATTACAACTTATTCATCGCATTTTAATAAGCCTGCTAAAGGAAAAGAATTACATATTGTAATTGTTGATAATGGACGTACGGAACAATTAAGTCGTGAAGATTTTAGATCTTCGTTACATTGTATTCGTTGTGGTGCTTGTATGAATACTTGCCCTATATACAGAAGAAGTGGTGGACATAGTTACGACGCCACAATTCCAGGTCCAATTGGCTCTATTCTATCACCAGGAAAAGATTTAACAAAACACAGTTCACTCCCATTTGCATCTACGCTTTGTGGCTCATGCTCTAATGTTTGCCCGGTTAAAATTAACATCCACGAGCAATTATATAAATGGCGACAGCTAATTGTAAAAGATGTTAAACAACCAGTTGTTAAAAAAACTATTTTAAAAATTACGGGTAAAATATTAAAAAACAGAACATCCTATAATTTGGTAGGAAAATCAGCGCGATTTATGCTAAAATACGCTCCTAGGTTTATGGTATATTCCAAATTAAATGCTTGGGGAAAAGCACGTGAACTTCCTAAAGTTAAAACACAAAATTTTGACGATTGGTATAAAGCAAAAAGAAAGAATAATGAGTAG
- a CDS encoding L-fucose isomerase — translation MNRLIGRLPKVGIRPVIDGRELGVRESLEVQCMDMAKAAAKLIEDTLRFPSGEKVECVIADTTIGGVADAAACADKFKREGVEVSLTVTPCWCYGTEVMDTDPLTPKAVWGFNGTERPGAVYLAAALAGYAQKGLPAFGIYGKEVQDGDDKSIPQDVSEKIIRFVKGALAVAQMKGKSYLSIGYSSMGIAGSMVDVNFLQDYLGVRAEFVESVELLRRIENNIFDQDEYEKALAWTKANCEEGADRNNPESQKSREEKDEEWEKVVKMTLICKDLMNGNPKLKEMGFGEESKGRNAIMGGFQGQRQWTDYQPNADFTESILNSSFDWNGIRQAYVFATENDCLNAISMLFGHLLTNKAQLFSDVRTYWSPESVERVTGKKLTGIAENGIIHLINSGSTTLDATAQQLDAEGNPTMKPFWDITEEDVKRCLDNTKWPPATTEYFRGGGFSSNFLTKGQMPLTMCRVNLIKGIGPVLQIVEGWSVELPEDIHTILNERTDPTWPTTWFVPRTTGKGFFKDVYTVMAKWGANHGAISHGHIGADLISLAAMLRIPVNMHNVDENDIFRPSSWSAFGENLEGADYRACNNYGPLYGFKE, via the coding sequence ATGAATAGACTAATAGGTAGATTACCAAAAGTAGGAATTCGTCCTGTAATTGATGGACGTGAATTAGGCGTTAGAGAATCTTTAGAGGTTCAATGTATGGATATGGCCAAAGCTGCAGCAAAATTAATTGAAGATACGTTGCGTTTTCCAAGTGGAGAAAAAGTAGAATGTGTTATTGCAGATACCACAATTGGCGGTGTTGCAGATGCTGCTGCTTGTGCCGATAAATTTAAAAGAGAAGGTGTAGAAGTTTCTTTAACAGTAACACCTTGTTGGTGTTATGGAACCGAAGTAATGGATACCGATCCGTTAACGCCAAAAGCAGTTTGGGGATTTAATGGAACAGAAAGACCAGGAGCAGTATATTTAGCAGCAGCATTAGCAGGTTATGCTCAAAAAGGATTACCAGCTTTTGGTATTTATGGTAAAGAAGTACAAGATGGTGATGATAAATCCATTCCTCAAGATGTTTCTGAAAAAATTATACGTTTTGTTAAAGGTGCTTTAGCAGTTGCCCAAATGAAAGGGAAATCTTATTTATCTATAGGATATAGCTCTATGGGTATTGCTGGATCTATGGTTGATGTAAACTTTTTACAAGATTATTTAGGCGTAAGAGCTGAATTTGTTGAATCTGTTGAGCTTTTAAGGCGAATTGAAAACAATATTTTTGATCAAGATGAATACGAAAAAGCGCTAGCTTGGACAAAAGCGAATTGTGAAGAAGGAGCGGATAGAAATAACCCTGAATCGCAAAAATCTCGAGAAGAAAAAGATGAAGAGTGGGAAAAAGTTGTGAAAATGACTCTAATCTGCAAAGATTTAATGAACGGAAACCCAAAATTAAAAGAAATGGGCTTTGGTGAAGAATCTAAAGGTAGAAATGCTATTATGGGAGGTTTTCAAGGACAACGACAATGGACAGATTACCAGCCAAATGCAGATTTTACAGAATCTATTTTAAATTCATCATTTGACTGGAATGGTATTCGTCAAGCCTATGTATTTGCTACAGAAAACGATTGTTTAAATGCAATTTCTATGTTATTTGGTCATTTATTAACTAATAAAGCACAGTTATTCTCTGATGTAAGAACTTATTGGAGTCCAGAATCTGTAGAGCGTGTAACTGGTAAAAAATTAACAGGTATTGCTGAAAACGGGATTATTCACTTAATAAATTCAGGTTCTACAACCTTAGATGCAACTGCACAACAACTAGATGCTGAAGGAAACCCAACTATGAAACCATTTTGGGATATTACAGAAGAAGATGTTAAAAGATGTTTAGATAATACCAAATGGCCACCAGCTACAACTGAATATTTTAGAGGTGGAGGATTTTCATCTAATTTCTTAACTAAAGGACAAATGCCATTAACCATGTGTAGAGTCAATTTAATTAAAGGAATTGGACCTGTTTTACAAATTGTTGAAGGTTGGAGCGTAGAATTACCAGAAGATATTCATACCATTTTAAATGAAAGAACCGATCCTACTTGGCCAACAACTTGGTTTGTACCTAGAACAACAGGTAAAGGCTTTTTTAAAGATGTTTACACCGTAATGGCTAAATGGGGCGCTAACCATGGTGCTATTTCTCATGGGCATATTGGAGCCGATTTAATTTCATTAGCAGCCATGTTACGCATTCCTGTAAATATGCATAATGTAGATGAAAATGATATATTTAGACCTAGTTCATGGTCGGCTTTTGGTGAAAACTTAGAAGGAGCAGATTATAGAGCCTGCAATAACTACGGACCTCTATATGGTTTTAAAGAATAA